The Triticum dicoccoides isolate Atlit2015 ecotype Zavitan chromosome 6A, WEW_v2.0, whole genome shotgun sequence genome has a window encoding:
- the LOC119314563 gene encoding vesicle-associated membrane protein 711-like — protein MGKKIQYAVVARGAAVLAEHGAGGTTTNAGAVARQILERLHAAGGGAAADCRVSYTQGLYVFHVMRADGLTALCMTDDDATAASGRRIPFAFLEDIHGKFVKTYGRAALTALAYTMNDEFSRVLSKQMDYYSNDPNADCITRMKGEMDQVRSIMIDNIDKVLERGDRLEMLVDKTTTMQGNTMRFKRQARRFRNTVWWRNVKLTAAVILILLAIIYIVLAYMCHGFTLPSCVR, from the exons ATGGGAAAGAAGATCCAGTACGCGGTGGTGGCGCGGGGCGCCGCGGTGCTGGCGGAGCACGGCGCGGGGGGCACCACCACCAACGCGGGCGCCGTCGCGCGGCAGATCCTCGAGCGCCTCCACGCCGCCGGCGGAGGCGCCGCCGCCGACTGCCGCGTCTCCTACACCCAGGGCCTCTACGTCTTCCACGTCATGCGCGCCGACGGCCTCACCGCGCTCTGCATGACCGACGACGACGCCACCGCCGCGTCAGGAC GACGGATTCCCTTCGCGTTTCTTGAAGACATCCATGGAAAGTTTGTCAAGACGTATGGTCGTGCAGCTCTCACGGCTCTTGCTTACACGATGAACGACGAGTTCTCGAGGGTTTTGAGCAAGCAAATGGACTACTACTCAAACGACCCCAACGCCGATTGCATAACCCGCATGAAGGGTGAAATGGATCAG GTGAGGAGTATTATGATTGATAACATCGACAAGGTGCTCGAGAGAGGCGATCGTCTGGAGATGTTAGTCGACAAGACCACAACTATGCAAGGAAACACGATGCGGTTCAAGCGGCAAGCTCGCCGTTTCAGGAACACTGTGTGGTGGAGAAATGTGAAGCTCAC AGCCGCGGTGATCCTCATCCTACTGGCGATCATATACATTGTGCTGGCCTACATGTGCCACGGCTTCACCCTGCCCTCCTGCGTCCGCTAA